Proteins from one Candida orthopsilosis Co 90-125, chromosome 2 draft sequence genomic window:
- a CDS encoding Rpl16a protein (protein similar to S. cerevisiae protein Rpl16Ap) has translation MSSFEPVVVIDGKGHLLGRLASIISKQILNGQKIVVVRCEELNISGEFFRNKLKYHDYLRKSTRYNKTKGPFHFRAPSRILYKAIRGMIPHKTARGKAALERLKVFEGVPPPYDKKKRVVVPQALRVLRLKPGRKYTTVGKLSTSVGWKYESVVEKLEEKRKLQSAEYYAKKKALTKKLNAAQASTAESEAAKKLSALGY, from the coding sequence ATGTCATCATTCGAACcagttgttgttattgatggTAAAGGCCACTTATTGGGTCGTTTAGCCTCCATCATCTCCAAACAAATCCTTAACGGACAAAAGATCGTTGTTGTTAGATGTGAAGAATTAAACATTTCTGGTGAATTTTTcagaaacaaattgaagtACCATGATTACTTGAGAAAATCTACTAGATACAACAAGACCAAAGGTCCATTCCATTTCAGAGCTCCTTCAAGAATCTTGTACAAAGCTATCAGAGGTATGATTCCTCACAAGACCGCTAGAGGTAAGGCTGCTTTGGAAAGATTGAAGGTTTTCGAAGGTGTTCCACCACCATAtgacaagaagaagagagtTGTTGTTCCACAAGCTTTGAGAGTGTTGAGATTGAAGCCAGGTAGAAAATACACTACTGTCGGTAAATTGTCAACTTCAGTTGGTTGGAAATATGAATCAGTTGTTgagaaattggaagaaaagagaaaattaCAATCAGCTGAATATTATGCTAAGAAGAAGGCTTTaaccaagaaattgaacgCTGCTCAAGCTTCCACTGCTGAATCTGAAGCTGCTAAGAAATTGTCTGCTTTGGGTTACTAA
- a CDS encoding Gsf2 protein (S. cerevisiae homolog GSF2 has unfolded protein binding, has role in protein folding, protein localization at cell surface and localizes to mitochondrial outer membrane, integral to endoplasmic reticulum membrane), which translates to MSSTNHNPSSGISSGVHVLNNNDLNAAQSKIEEIADDDVATDANGEEIAFLDVYVRFNSDSERDYCFQINTKTTFGDLFKIFKTLPIALRPSVFYHSQPIGFQKSTAPGYMTEDGNFLFEDDAAKQVSTIIPNEELINVHVWPGQLILPVWKFDYFTWYFILGLLAVWLYTDLPDFISPTPGICLTNWATKFMAYVAKSTGFVNVERALLKDLEDPVDILLQCFFFTIHIVKVVVIFLFLYTGAFNPMKLFRLPGSVKLNVSQDELVELGWTGTRKATIDEYKDFYRETKIKEHGGMVPAHQKGLFNTIRHLGVHLKQGEGYNTPLTKEYMEKTMRQLEKEAKENPKDFKLHLNYEWFAGLGHTFAKFAEGLDTKQTADLIKQFRRYGLFYSDSIFSGIISARKHQDPQIAQDIADLPQPKKKEEQEEEEKAKEPTEAQIKETIDAAIKKTKEELN; encoded by the coding sequence agaaattgccgatgatgatgttgcAACTGATGCCAATGGAGAAGAGATTGCATTTTTAGATGTATATGTTCGTTTCAATTCGGATTCTGAAAGAGAttattgtttccaaattaaTACCAAGACGACATTTGGTGATCTATTcaagattttcaaaacattgCCAATTGCTTTAAGACCTAGTGTTTTTTATCATTCACAACCAATTGGTTTCCAGAAATCAACTGCTCCTGGTTACATGACTGAAGATGGGAATTTCTTATTTGAGGATGATGCAGCTAAAcaagtttcaacaattattcccaatgaagaattgattaatgtTCATGTATGGCCGGGACAATTGATTTTACCAGTTTGgaaatttgattattttaCTTGGTATTTTATTCTTGGATTATTGGCAGTCTGGTTGTACACTGATTTACCTGACTTTATTAGTCCTACTCCAGGTATTTGTTTGACTAATTGGGCTACTAAATTCATGGCTTATGTTGCTAAATCGACTGGATTTGTCAACGTTGAACGTGCATTGCTTAAGGATTTGGAAGATCCAGTGGATATCTTGTTGCAatgtttcttcttcaccatccATATTGTTAAAGTTGTTGTCATCTTTTTATTCTTATACACCGGTGCATTCAATCCAATGAAATTATTCCGTTTACCAGGAAGTGTTAAATTGAATGTTAGTCAAGATGAATTGGTCGAATTGGGATGGACAGGAACTAGAAAAGCTACTATTGACGAATACAAGGATTTCTATAGAGAAACCAAGATTAAAGAACACGGAGGAATGGTACCTGCTCATCAAAAGGGTTTGTTCAACACCATTAGACATTTGGGTGTCCATTTAAAACAAGGTGAAGGTTACAATACTCCCTTGACCAAAGAATATATGGAAAAAACCATGAgacaattggaaaaagaagcCAAAGAAAACCCCAAGGATTTCAAGTTACATTTGAATTATGAATGGTTTGCTGGTTTAGGTCATACATTTGCTAAATTTGCTGAAGGATTGGATACAAAACAAACGGCTGATTTGATTAAGCAATTTAGAAGATACGGATTATTTTATAGTGATTCAATTTTCAGTGGTATTATTAGTGCTAGAAAACATCAAGACCCTCAAATTGCTCAAGATATTGCCGATTTACCACAACCCAAGAAGAAGGAGGagcaagaagaagaagaaaaggcCAAAGAACCTACTGAAGCTCAAATTAAGGAGACTATCGACGCAGCTATTAAAAAGACTAAAGAAGAATTAAATTAA